Proteins found in one Salmo salar chromosome ssa26, Ssal_v3.1, whole genome shotgun sequence genomic segment:
- the rerg gene encoding ras-related and estrogen-regulated growth inhibitor isoform X1, translated as MDKETMSTNFGLSRTLKKTGSLSSRTVRIVILGQAAVGKTAMAVRFITRRFIGEYDPTLETIYRHEMSIGGDVVHFEILDTAGQEEDALLIEEKIKWGDGFVIVYSVTDRCSFDEVMRLCFLVNHIHSSSGARKCSPEPPPIVIVANKKDLEFDRMVSTEDGEGLSQGLKLPFHEISVRDGWEETAAVFSVLYGDVIQQLDTSPASFRRRAVSKLMEKIPRINSNPPGTPGRSFSFSSFRDFLPD; from the exons ATGGATAAAGAAACCATGTCCACCAATTTTGGTctatcaagaactttgaaaaagACAGGCAGTTTGTCTTCGAGAACGGTCAGGATAGTGATATTGGGCCAAGCGGCTGTTGGCAAAACTG CAATGGCTGTGCGATTTATCACTAGAAGATTCATTGGCGAATATGACCCAACGCTCG AGACCATATACAGACATGAGATGTCTATTGGTGGTGATGTGGTACACTTTGAAATACTGGACACTGCAGGGCAG GAGGAAGATGCCCTGCTGATCGAAGAGAAGATAAAGTGGGGAGATGGATTTGTGATTGTGTACTCTGTAACAGACAGGTGTAGCTTTGACGAGGTCATGCGCCTCTGTTTCCTCGTCAATCACATCCACTCCTCTTCAGGCGCCCGCAAGTGCAGCCCTGAGCCTCCACCCATAGTTATTGTGGCCAACAAGAAGGACCTTGAGTTTGACCGAATGGTGAGCACTGAGGATGGAGAAGGCCTGTCACAGGGCCTAAAACTGCCCTTCCATGAGATTTCAGTGCGTGACGGATGGGAAGAGACAGCGGCCGTCTTTAGTGTTCTTTATGGAGATGTGATCCAGCAACTTGACACTTCCCCAGCCTCATTTCGCAGGAGAGCAGTCTCCAAGCTGATGGAGAAGATCCCCAGGATCAACTCCAATCCTCCTGGCACCCCTGGCCgcagcttcagcttcagctcattcAGGGACTTCCTGCCTGACTGA
- the rerg gene encoding ras-related and estrogen-regulated growth inhibitor isoform X2 codes for MDKETMSTNFGLSRTLKKTGSLSSRTVRIVILGQAAVGKTETIYRHEMSIGGDVVHFEILDTAGQEEDALLIEEKIKWGDGFVIVYSVTDRCSFDEVMRLCFLVNHIHSSSGARKCSPEPPPIVIVANKKDLEFDRMVSTEDGEGLSQGLKLPFHEISVRDGWEETAAVFSVLYGDVIQQLDTSPASFRRRAVSKLMEKIPRINSNPPGTPGRSFSFSSFRDFLPD; via the exons ATGGATAAAGAAACCATGTCCACCAATTTTGGTctatcaagaactttgaaaaagACAGGCAGTTTGTCTTCGAGAACGGTCAGGATAGTGATATTGGGCCAAGCGGCTGTTGGCAAAACTG AGACCATATACAGACATGAGATGTCTATTGGTGGTGATGTGGTACACTTTGAAATACTGGACACTGCAGGGCAG GAGGAAGATGCCCTGCTGATCGAAGAGAAGATAAAGTGGGGAGATGGATTTGTGATTGTGTACTCTGTAACAGACAGGTGTAGCTTTGACGAGGTCATGCGCCTCTGTTTCCTCGTCAATCACATCCACTCCTCTTCAGGCGCCCGCAAGTGCAGCCCTGAGCCTCCACCCATAGTTATTGTGGCCAACAAGAAGGACCTTGAGTTTGACCGAATGGTGAGCACTGAGGATGGAGAAGGCCTGTCACAGGGCCTAAAACTGCCCTTCCATGAGATTTCAGTGCGTGACGGATGGGAAGAGACAGCGGCCGTCTTTAGTGTTCTTTATGGAGATGTGATCCAGCAACTTGACACTTCCCCAGCCTCATTTCGCAGGAGAGCAGTCTCCAAGCTGATGGAGAAGATCCCCAGGATCAACTCCAATCCTCCTGGCACCCCTGGCCgcagcttcagcttcagctcattcAGGGACTTCCTGCCTGACTGA
- the rerg gene encoding Ras-related and estrogen-regulated growth inhibitor (The RefSeq protein has 1 substitution, 1 frameshift compared to this genomic sequence) — protein MDKETMSTNFGLSRTLKKTGSLPSRTVRIVILGQAAVGKTAMAVRFITRRFIGEYDPTLETIYRHEMSIGGDVVHFEILDTAGQEEDALLIEEKIKWGDGFVIVYSVTDRCSFDEVMRLCFLVNHIHSSSGARKCSPEPPPIVIVANKKDLEFDRMVSTEDGEGLSQGLKLPFHEISVRDGWEETAAVFSVLYGDVIQQT, from the exons ATGGATAAAGAAACCATGTCCACCAATTTTGGTctatcaagaactttgaaaaagACAGGCAGTTTGTCTTCGAGAACGGTCAGGATAGTGATATTGGGCCAAGCGGCTGTTGGCAAAACTG CAATGGCTGTGCGATTTATCACTAGAAGATTCATTGGCGAATATGACCCAACGCTCG AGACCATATACAGACATGAGATGTCTATTGGTGGTGATGTGGTACACTTTGAAATACTGGACACTGCAGGGCAG GAGGAAGATGCCCTGCTGATCGAAGAGAAGATAAAGTGGGGAGATGGATTTGTGATTGTGTACTCTGTAACAGACAGGTGTAGCTTTGACGAGGTCATGCGCCTCTGTTTCCTCGTCAATCACATCCACTCCTCTTCAGGCGCCCGCAAGTGCAGCCCTGAGCCTCCACCCATAGTTATTGTGGCCAACAAGAAGGACCTTGAGTTTGACCGAATGGTGAGCACTGAGGATGGAGAAGGCCTGTCACAGGGCCTAAAACTGCCCTTCCATGAGATTTCAGTGCGTGACGGATGGGAAGAGACAGCGGCCGTCTTTAGTGTTCTTTATGGAGATGTGATCCAGC CTTGA